Proteins co-encoded in one Symmachiella macrocystis genomic window:
- the sthA gene encoding Si-specific NAD(P)(+) transhydrogenase: MKYDLVVIGSGPAGQKGAIAAAKLNKRVAIVERDFNQFGGVCLHSGTIPSKTMREAILHLSGYSHRDVYGEQYRQKRRITMDDLRRQVAHVVEHERDVVQDQLERNGIDSYVGDASFVGPHEIAVTRAGGESVTLQTEKVLIACGTRPARPESIPFDGETVFDSDEILKLAEIPRSLIVIGGGVIGIEYGIMFATLGVRVTVVDGRRRLLEFADAEIVDSLMFHARSLGMVFRLGEDVVGIDRLQENRIALHLESGKKLIGESVLYAAGRAGDTERLNLEAAGLTPDERGRLWCNEHQQSWVPHIYGVGDVVGFPALASVSMEQGRRAVCHAFDQPFHGCDVLPYGLYTIPEISMVGKNEDELTKERVPYEVGVARFREIARGKILGDDTGLLKMLFHRETREILGVHCIGATATEIIHIGQTVMALGGTIDYFRDTVFNYPTMAECYKVAAFDGLNKLSLEVEFAESAPSTSEKDEKTPQPREANIDVMAV, encoded by the coding sequence ATGAAATACGATCTGGTTGTTATTGGTAGCGGACCTGCCGGACAAAAGGGCGCCATAGCTGCCGCCAAACTCAACAAGCGCGTCGCCATTGTCGAACGCGACTTCAATCAGTTTGGCGGTGTCTGTCTGCACTCCGGCACAATCCCCTCCAAGACGATGCGGGAAGCCATTTTGCATCTCAGTGGCTATAGCCATCGCGACGTTTACGGCGAGCAGTACCGCCAAAAACGTCGGATCACGATGGACGATCTGCGGCGGCAGGTCGCGCATGTCGTCGAGCATGAGCGTGATGTCGTTCAAGACCAGTTGGAGCGCAACGGGATCGACAGTTACGTCGGTGACGCGAGTTTCGTCGGCCCGCACGAGATTGCCGTCACCCGCGCCGGCGGTGAATCCGTTACCTTGCAGACCGAAAAAGTTTTGATCGCCTGCGGCACCCGACCGGCGCGGCCGGAGAGTATCCCGTTCGATGGCGAAACTGTTTTCGATTCGGATGAGATTCTGAAGTTGGCGGAGATTCCGCGGTCATTGATCGTCATCGGCGGCGGCGTAATTGGCATCGAATACGGCATCATGTTTGCCACACTGGGAGTGCGGGTAACCGTGGTTGATGGCCGGCGGCGTCTGTTGGAATTTGCCGACGCCGAAATCGTCGACTCGCTGATGTTCCACGCTCGTTCGTTGGGCATGGTGTTTCGCCTGGGTGAAGACGTCGTGGGAATTGATCGCCTGCAGGAAAACCGGATCGCTCTGCATTTGGAAAGCGGCAAAAAGCTGATCGGCGAAAGCGTGCTCTATGCTGCCGGTCGCGCCGGCGACACCGAACGCCTGAATCTCGAAGCCGCCGGGTTGACTCCCGATGAGCGGGGCCGTTTATGGTGCAACGAGCATCAACAGTCCTGGGTGCCGCATATCTACGGCGTGGGTGATGTCGTCGGTTTTCCCGCTCTGGCCAGCGTCTCGATGGAACAAGGCCGCCGCGCGGTTTGCCACGCGTTCGATCAACCGTTTCACGGCTGTGACGTCTTGCCTTACGGACTGTATACGATTCCCGAAATTTCGATGGTCGGAAAAAATGAAGACGAACTGACCAAGGAACGCGTCCCCTACGAAGTCGGTGTTGCTCGTTTTCGCGAAATCGCCCGTGGAAAGATTCTGGGAGATGACACGGGACTGCTCAAAATGTTGTTCCACCGCGAAACACGCGAAATTCTCGGCGTGCACTGCATCGGCGCCACCGCCACGGAGATCATTCACATCGGGCAAACGGTGATGGCCTTGGGAGGCACCATCGATTATTTCCGCGACACGGTCTTCAATTATCCCACCATGGCGGAATGCTACAAAGTCGCCGCCTTTGATGGATTAAACAAGCTGTCGCTGGAAGTCGAGTTCGCCGAATCCGCGCCGTCCACGTCTGAGAAGGACGAAAAAACACCCCAGCCGCGCGAGGCAAATATCGACGTCATGGCTGTGTGA
- a CDS encoding SPFH domain-containing protein, with protein sequence MSRDIFLQDDKPQKRVLSVLVPLGLVLVAVIGGMIAFYQNFVIDVPGKHVAILIKKTGVDVENGDEVAPTSEHKGIQKELLREGRYIFQYTTYGWDWKVIPQFEIESNQLGVRIRLHGDDLPYGEFLARKENQKGIVPGVLRPGRYAINPYLERVELHEPQIIEAGFKGVVTNLAGEIPTTSDHFAEDPEGGLLHKLIVKDGFRGVQSTTLDPKRYFFNPYEKRISKVDCRSQRFNLAVEEDMGFPSKDGFWVSLDGIIEFRVMPEKAAQVFVTYNEDNNGEKIDDEIINKVILPNARSFCRLEGSNKLGREFIQGGTRTQFQEKFQEAMKLACEPLGIEIIQALITEIKPPETIAEPVRDREIAKQELLQYEQQTLQQQSEQKLAKETELIKQREALVKAEQDVVKTVTEAERAREVATTKANQDLAVAQLKLDAAKDEAEAIHSRGQAAADVVGFQNQAEAAGWKRAVEAFGGDGNQYSQYVLFEKLSSAYRSLMINTADSPIMKVFEEFGSVKPTSPGSPGSPPVAKALQTDEPPKSASTDGGDN encoded by the coding sequence ATGTCCCGCGATATTTTTCTTCAAGACGACAAACCACAAAAGCGAGTGCTTTCGGTACTCGTGCCGTTGGGACTAGTGCTAGTCGCGGTAATCGGAGGCATGATAGCGTTCTATCAAAACTTCGTGATCGACGTTCCCGGCAAACACGTGGCGATTTTGATCAAAAAAACCGGCGTGGACGTGGAGAATGGCGACGAAGTCGCACCGACGTCGGAACACAAAGGGATTCAAAAAGAATTGCTCCGTGAAGGCCGCTACATCTTCCAGTACACGACCTACGGTTGGGACTGGAAGGTGATTCCTCAATTTGAAATCGAATCCAATCAGCTGGGCGTCAGAATTCGCTTACACGGGGACGATTTGCCGTATGGGGAGTTTCTCGCTCGGAAAGAAAATCAAAAAGGAATCGTTCCTGGTGTCCTCCGACCAGGTCGCTATGCGATTAACCCCTACCTAGAACGTGTGGAGCTCCATGAGCCGCAGATTATCGAGGCGGGCTTTAAGGGAGTTGTGACGAATCTGGCGGGAGAGATCCCCACGACATCGGATCATTTCGCCGAAGATCCAGAAGGTGGGTTGCTGCACAAGTTGATCGTTAAAGACGGATTCCGCGGCGTGCAGTCGACGACACTCGATCCGAAGCGTTATTTCTTCAATCCGTATGAAAAGCGAATCAGCAAAGTCGATTGCCGTAGCCAGCGGTTTAATTTAGCCGTCGAAGAGGATATGGGGTTTCCGTCCAAGGATGGCTTCTGGGTCAGCTTGGACGGGATCATCGAGTTCCGCGTCATGCCGGAAAAGGCCGCGCAAGTTTTCGTGACCTACAACGAAGACAACAACGGCGAAAAGATCGACGACGAAATCATCAACAAGGTCATTCTGCCGAATGCTCGCAGTTTTTGTCGGCTGGAAGGCTCGAACAAGCTGGGGCGTGAATTCATCCAAGGCGGCACGCGGACGCAGTTTCAAGAAAAGTTCCAGGAAGCAATGAAGTTGGCCTGCGAACCGTTGGGCATTGAAATTATTCAAGCGTTGATCACCGAGATCAAACCGCCGGAAACAATCGCTGAACCGGTCCGGGATCGCGAAATTGCCAAACAAGAACTTTTGCAATACGAACAACAGACGTTGCAACAACAGTCTGAGCAAAAACTGGCCAAAGAGACCGAATTGATCAAACAGCGCGAAGCATTGGTTAAGGCAGAGCAGGACGTTGTCAAAACAGTGACCGAAGCCGAGCGGGCCAGGGAAGTCGCCACGACGAAAGCCAATCAGGATTTGGCCGTCGCGCAATTGAAATTAGACGCTGCCAAGGATGAGGCGGAGGCAATCCACTCCAGAGGTCAAGCTGCCGCCGATGTGGTTGGTTTTCAAAATCAGGCAGAAGCCGCCGGCTGGAAACGGGCCGTTGAGGCCTTCGGCGGCGATGGCAATCAGTACTCGCAGTATGTGTTGTTTGAGAAATTGTCGTCGGCCTATCGCAGTCTGATGATCAATACGGCCGACAGCCCGATCATGAAGGTTTTCGAGGAGTTTGGTTCCGTCAAACCGACATCGCCCGGATCACCTGGATCACCACCGGTCGCGAAGGCATTGCAGACCGACGAGCCACCCAAGTCTGCATCGACTGACGGCGGCGACAATTGA